AAAAGATGCTTCACTTATGCCTATAATCTTGTTTGATCGCTCTTACGGCGGAGATATAGTTATGAGCAACGTATCAATAGATATTCTAAAAAATACTACAGAAGAGATCGATGCATATTTGGAAATGGACTCTATAAACAATACATTGCTAAAAGGTTTTATAAAAAAGTACAAACTACAAGATAAAAAAATAAACTATATAAACCGTGATCAGGGATACATATCTTCTATTAATTCTAAAGATCTCCAAAAGCCTACTATAATCGTTACATACACTCCATACGATCTAAAGCTTAAAAAACAAGGTTTTAAAAACATAGCTTCTACAAAGAGTGACTTAGACCTCTTGGTGATCGATGCATTGTATACGAAAGAAGAAACGTTGCTTAAGCATAAGGAACAGTTTGTATCGTTAAAAAAGTTAGTCGATAAGGCTATAAATAAACTTGAGAAAGACCCTTACGAATTTTATAAAACGATAAAGCCGTATATGTTAGAACTAAGCTATAAAGATTTTTCTGAAAGTCTTGGAAATATTAAGTGGATAAATAAAAGTCTTACGAAAGAGTTAAAAAACAAAATGAAAGATTCTCATTATCAAATGAGCGGGTTACTGTAATATGCTTTTGACAATACAAAGATTTACACAAATTACACTGATGTTTGTGCTTTTAATCGTATACTTGATTTTTGCAAACTATTATTTAAAGCAAAAAGAGGAAACATCACTTGTTATATTAAACTCTCTAAAAAACAATATGTCTGAACTTAGTTATATACTTTCAAAAAATATCTCTCAAGATTCAAATGTAAACTCTTCCCGTGCTATTTTAGACAGATACACGTCAAATAACGATTATATAGCTGCTATACTTGTTGTAGAAGGTGATGAGATAGTAGTAACGACAGATCCATCTTATAATAGTATCCCATATGTAACAGATTTGATTTCGGATAGTACTTTATCAGCATATGAAAAGATATATTCCCAAAAAGGTATTGAGGGACTTGTTAGGTTTTATGATAATGGCGTGCAACACACGTTAAGATTAATATTTATGTTTGATAATGAAGAGATCGATATGCATTTTAATCAAAATAAAATATATTTTTCAATTTATTTTGGTCTATTGCCTATTATATTACTGCTTGTCTCATGGACAATCATAAAATATATAATTGCAAGGCCTTTGGAAAAATTACGTCAATATGCATATTATCAGAGCGCTGTTCCAAAATCATTTAAAATAAAAGAACTCGAAGCTATACGTGCATCGATGGTTCAAACATTTTCAAGGCTTAACAAAGAGCAAAAAGAGTTGTATAGAATGGCTAGAACAGATTCTTTAAGCGGTTTGGCAAACCGTCACTCTTTGGATGAATATTTAAAAAGACAAATCGCAGACTCAGCGCATGATAAAAAAGAGTTTGCATTTTTATTTTTAGACATAGATCACTTTAAAACAGTTAATGATGAACTAGGTCATACAATAGGTGATGAGTTATTAAAATCAGTATCTTCAAAAATCAAAGAGGCTATTCCTGAAAATGATTTTGTAGCACGTGTAGGAGGGGATGAATTTGTAGTTATTCTGCATCAATATGACACATTAAGTGAATTGACGAAGATAGTTGAAAATATACAAAAGTCACTTAGTACACAGTGGGTTATAAAAACTCATCCTGTTAATATAACTTGTAGTGTAGGTATAGCTATATATTCAAAAGACGGAAAAGATGAAGTATCTTTAATGCAACACGCTAGTATGGCAATGTACGAGGCTAAGAAAAACGGGCGTGCATGTTATCATTATTTTACAGAGGAACTTAATCAAAAAGTTAAAGATACAATAACGCTTGATAAGAT
This region of Sulfurimonas sp. genomic DNA includes:
- a CDS encoding EAL domain-containing protein, producing MLLTIQRFTQITLMFVLLIVYLIFANYYLKQKEETSLVILNSLKNNMSELSYILSKNISQDSNVNSSRAILDRYTSNNDYIAAILVVEGDEIVVTTDPSYNSIPYVTDLISDSTLSAYEKIYSQKGIEGLVRFYDNGVQHTLRLIFMFDNEEIDMHFNQNKIYFSIYFGLLPIILLLVSWTIIKYIIARPLEKLRQYAYYQSAVPKSFKIKELEAIRASMVQTFSRLNKEQKELYRMARTDSLSGLANRHSLDEYLKRQIADSAHDKKEFAFLFLDIDHFKTVNDELGHTIGDELLKSVSSKIKEAIPENDFVARVGGDEFVVILHQYDTLSELTKIVENIQKSLSTQWVIKTHPVNITCSVGIAIYSKDGKDEVSLMQHASMAMYEAKKNGRACYHYFTEELNQKVKDTITLDKMMRQALKDKEYELYYQPKTDVKTGEILGVEALIRWISPSKGMIPPNVFIPLAEENGFITELGDWVLEEGIKQQAAWKEKGIDIIVSINVATKQLLDRSFEYKLTKLLKDTKVDPSKIDIEVTEYLFLEENDNNLYTLNMIRENGLTISLDDFGTGYSSLSYLKKFPIDNIKIDKVFMDDFNTKEGSIFVETIVKMGQTLNMNIIAEGIEQKEQVEYLKEIGCNCYQGYYCSKPLPVEEFEKFYKEYKPS